In Salipiger abyssi, the following are encoded in one genomic region:
- the argE gene encoding acetylornithine deacetylase, translating to MDTLSLLDRLIAFDTTSARSNLPLIGFVEEYLRARGFHITRLPDTTGEKAGLFAVLGPEGHGVILSAHTDVVPVAGQEWHRDPFRLTREGERLYGRGTTDMKGYLASMLALADRAAKVPLREPLKLAISYDEEIGCVGIRSMIGALPEALGTPRACFVGEPTEMQVAIGHKGKAAFEAVCHGESGHSALAPRFVNALHLAAEFVTELRGIQDHYARNGARDPAYGVPYSTIHVGTLSGGTALNIVPDRAELRFEYRHLAADPAEEIAARIHDAATRVTGHFAAQSPQARIDVTQVNAYPGLDQREDAGIVTLAKGLAQSNAVTKVAFGTEAGYFQGLGIPTVVCGPGSMEGQGHKPDEYVTLPQLAACDAMMDRILDSLKD from the coding sequence ATGGACACGCTCTCTCTTCTCGACCGGCTGATCGCCTTCGACACCACCAGCGCCAGATCCAACCTGCCGCTGATCGGGTTCGTCGAGGAATACCTCAGGGCGCGCGGCTTCCACATTACGCGCCTGCCGGACACGACCGGAGAGAAGGCCGGGCTCTTTGCCGTGCTGGGACCGGAGGGTCACGGGGTGATACTCTCGGCGCATACGGATGTGGTGCCGGTGGCAGGGCAGGAGTGGCACCGCGATCCGTTCCGCCTGACCCGCGAAGGCGAGCGGCTCTACGGGCGCGGCACCACGGATATGAAGGGCTATCTCGCCAGCATGCTGGCGCTCGCCGATCGCGCGGCGAAAGTGCCGCTGCGCGAGCCGCTGAAACTGGCCATTTCCTATGACGAGGAGATCGGCTGCGTCGGCATCCGGTCGATGATCGGTGCACTGCCCGAGGCGCTCGGCACGCCGCGGGCCTGTTTCGTCGGCGAGCCGACCGAGATGCAGGTCGCCATCGGTCACAAGGGCAAGGCTGCCTTCGAGGCGGTGTGTCATGGTGAAAGCGGGCATTCGGCACTGGCACCGCGCTTTGTCAACGCCCTGCATCTGGCGGCGGAGTTCGTGACCGAGCTGCGCGGCATTCAGGACCACTACGCGCGAAACGGCGCCCGCGATCCGGCCTATGGCGTGCCCTATTCGACGATCCATGTGGGCACGCTCTCGGGCGGAACCGCGCTGAATATCGTGCCGGACCGCGCCGAGCTGCGCTTCGAATACCGCCACCTCGCCGCCGACCCCGCCGAAGAGATCGCCGCGCGGATCCATGACGCGGCGACGCGCGTCACCGGGCATTTCGCCGCGCAGAGCCCGCAGGCGCGGATAGATGTCACGCAGGTCAATGCCTATCCCGGACTCGATCAGCGCGAGGATGCAGGGATCGTCACGCTGGCCAAGGGGCTTGCGCAAAGCAACGCGGTCACCAAGGTCGCTTTCGGCACCGAGGCCGGGTATTTTCAGGGCCTCGGCATCCCCACCGTGGTCTGCGGCCCCGGCTCGATGGAGGGACAGGGGCACAAGCCCGACGAATACGTCACCCTGCCCCAGCTTGCCGCATGCGATGCGATGATGGACCGCATTCTCGACAGTCTCAAAGACTGA
- a CDS encoding EscU/YscU/HrcU family type III secretion system export apparatus switch protein produces the protein MADEDKDNKTEEPTERRLRKAREKGDVASSREAGTLMAVLSLFGITAFVLPSVSAPLTGLLRGVFETAGQVHIGGDVTGLRDLGGVTRELLRGVVLLLSPMILLMVLGALAGVALQGEVVVAAERLRPKWSKISPAAGLKRLFSLASFVEFLKSVSKVLAVGAIAGWVSYRAVRQIWQGQGIFPEMLADYARQAAGQMLLMTLALVAVIAIADIMWKRFDHRRKQRMSFQEIKDEMKETEGDPQIRAKRLGLRRERARQRIAAAVPRATVILTNPTHYAVALKYENGVDLAPVCLAKGTDLMAAQIRRLARDSEIPIVENRPLARALYDVSEIDREIPVEHWEAVAAIIGYVLDLERNIRRAPPEGSRLRDEDEV, from the coding sequence ATGGCCGACGAGGACAAGGACAACAAGACAGAAGAGCCGACAGAGCGCCGGCTGCGGAAGGCTCGCGAGAAGGGCGATGTCGCCTCCTCCAGAGAGGCCGGCACGCTGATGGCGGTGCTGTCGCTCTTCGGGATCACCGCCTTTGTGCTGCCCTCGGTCTCGGCGCCGCTCACCGGGCTGTTGCGCGGCGTGTTCGAGACGGCGGGGCAGGTGCATATCGGTGGCGATGTCACCGGGCTGCGCGATCTGGGCGGGGTCACGCGCGAGCTGCTGCGCGGCGTCGTGTTGCTGCTCTCGCCGATGATCCTGCTGATGGTGCTGGGCGCGCTGGCCGGCGTGGCGCTTCAGGGAGAGGTGGTGGTCGCGGCGGAGCGGCTGCGGCCGAAATGGTCCAAGATCTCGCCCGCGGCGGGGCTGAAACGGCTGTTCTCGCTCGCCTCCTTCGTCGAGTTCCTGAAAAGCGTGAGCAAGGTGCTCGCGGTCGGCGCGATTGCCGGCTGGGTGAGCTATCGCGCGGTGCGGCAGATCTGGCAGGGGCAGGGGATCTTTCCCGAGATGCTGGCCGATTACGCGCGGCAGGCGGCGGGGCAGATGCTCTTGATGACGCTGGCGCTGGTGGCGGTGATCGCCATCGCCGATATCATGTGGAAGCGTTTCGACCATCGCCGCAAGCAGCGCATGTCCTTCCAGGAAATCAAGGACGAGATGAAGGAGACCGAGGGCGATCCACAGATCCGCGCCAAGCGGCTGGGTCTGCGCCGCGAACGCGCCCGCCAGCGCATCGCTGCGGCAGTGCCGCGCGCCACGGTGATCCTCACCAACCCGACCCATTACGCAGTGGCGCTGAAATACGAGAACGGCGTCGATCTGGCGCCGGTCTGTCTGGCCAAGGGCACCGATCTCATGGCGGCGCAGATCCGCCGGCTGGCCCGCGACTCCGAGATCCCGATTGTCGAGAACCGCCCGCTGGCGCGCGCGCTCTACGATGTGAGCGAGATCGACCGCGAGATCCCCGTCGAGCACTGGGAGGCGGTGGCGGCGATCATCGGTTATGTGCTGGATCTGGAGCGCAATATCCGCCGCGCGCCGCCCGAAGGCTCGCGGCTGCGCGACGAAGACGAGGTCTGA
- a CDS encoding type II toxin-antitoxin system VapC family toxin, with amino-acid sequence MPAVLLDTHAWVWSFADETLLSPAARAAILSAEAVMVSPISFFEIGQKVRIGKWPEMAGMVSDLPQILRDQGGLLAPFTPEISLRAALWDWAHRDPFDRIIGATAAEAGLRLVTRDAAFAGLPELQPIW; translated from the coding sequence GTGCCTGCCGTCCTGCTCGACACCCATGCCTGGGTCTGGTCCTTTGCCGACGAGACTCTGCTTTCGCCCGCCGCGCGCGCGGCGATCCTGAGTGCCGAGGCGGTGATGGTCAGTCCAATCTCGTTTTTCGAGATCGGGCAGAAGGTGCGCATCGGAAAATGGCCCGAAATGGCCGGAATGGTCTCTGACCTGCCGCAGATCCTGCGCGATCAGGGCGGGCTGCTGGCGCCGTTCACGCCGGAAATCAGCCTGCGCGCGGCGCTCTGGGACTGGGCGCATCGCGACCCGTTCGACCGGATCATCGGCGCCACCGCCGCCGAGGCCGGCCTGCGGCTGGTCACACGCGACGCGGCCTTTGCCGGGCTGCCGGAACTTCAGCCGATCTGGTAG
- a CDS encoding type II toxin-antitoxin system Phd/YefM family antitoxin, whose amino-acid sequence MQFNVHTAKSQLSKLIDAALAGEEVIIAKGARPVVRLVPVAQSGFKLGTQQGKLGALPDFLEPLDEDELDLWEGH is encoded by the coding sequence ATGCAATTCAACGTCCACACCGCCAAGAGCCAGCTTTCCAAGCTGATCGATGCCGCGCTCGCGGGCGAAGAGGTGATCATCGCCAAGGGCGCGCGCCCGGTGGTGCGGCTGGTGCCGGTGGCACAGTCGGGTTTCAAGCTCGGCACGCAGCAGGGCAAGCTGGGCGCCCTGCCCGATTTCCTCGAACCGCTGGACGAAGACGAGCTGGATCTCTGGGAAGGCCACTGA
- a CDS encoding flagellar biosynthetic protein FliR, translating to MNLSALLTLEFLGVAMVFARLGGVLMFMPALGETYIPTRHRLAFAVLLSLTLYPALPVGPISLDTPGQLLGTFAIELTLGVWIGMTARILMTGLQFAGYQIGLISGLSNAFSPDLGSFQGSTLISTGLMLGGIAVIFATDLHHLIIRAMMMSYDMFPPGRILTGDLAQQMVKAVGQSFYLGLTVAAPFYVMGLLANLGMGLAARMMPALPVFFVAAPVLIMAGLLVLGLAAPMMLREFADRFADWLGLLVF from the coding sequence ATGAACCTCTCGGCGCTGCTCACGCTGGAATTCCTCGGGGTGGCGATGGTCTTTGCCCGGCTGGGCGGCGTGCTGATGTTCATGCCGGCGCTTGGCGAGACCTATATCCCCACACGCCACCGTCTGGCCTTCGCGGTGCTGCTGTCGCTGACGCTCTACCCGGCGCTGCCGGTGGGGCCGATCTCGCTCGACACGCCGGGGCAGCTCTTGGGCACGTTTGCCATCGAGCTGACACTGGGGGTCTGGATCGGCATGACGGCACGGATCCTGATGACCGGGCTGCAATTCGCCGGCTATCAGATCGGGCTGATCTCGGGCCTGTCCAACGCGTTTTCGCCCGACTTAGGGTCTTTTCAGGGCTCCACGCTGATCTCCACCGGGCTGATGCTTGGCGGCATCGCGGTGATCTTTGCCACCGATCTGCATCACCTGATCATCCGCGCCATGATGATGAGCTACGACATGTTCCCGCCGGGCCGCATCCTCACCGGCGATCTGGCGCAGCAGATGGTCAAGGCGGTGGGGCAGAGCTTTTATCTCGGACTCACCGTGGCCGCGCCGTTCTACGTCATGGGGCTCCTGGCCAATCTCGGCATGGGGCTCGCGGCGCGGATGATGCCGGCGCTGCCGGTGTTCTTTGTCGCCGCGCCGGTGCTGATCATGGCGGGGCTCTTGGTGCTGGGGCTTGCCGCGCCGATGATGCTGCGCGAATTCGCGGATCGTTTCGCCGACTGGCTCGGCCTGCTGGTGTTCTGA